A DNA window from Oncorhynchus tshawytscha isolate Ot180627B linkage group LG13, Otsh_v2.0, whole genome shotgun sequence contains the following coding sequences:
- the LOC112232422 gene encoding transmembrane protein 79-like, with protein MSVHLTLNPDEDRAGGPSKTSGSTAAGPQTPGTEQQGLEHRGMEKEKGEEDEDEKQEVKKETSSAALEPSTLLWLGDREGEKGGVVSESEGAEEEEDEREVERIGGSTELLEGQESQPESERKAKWRESMPEGERWRDDELEGGQGEEMDGSFADDEEEEGPVNWMPEKVAQVFTPTVIVRPSSKWEEFPLENSKYGEMDTEKRPFLEPQTPTAPPVLYYPQWTEEPDNYTHMCGGSCGDVLKLGLGIGAAAVLFPLLVWGGYALLPFDVPPLDSAPLRLVYTLRCSFFAVIPIMLGVLVQGFARLRYGALTPLYEAKVGEESREVAVHRHYVGDSLSLFLLYFLQLAVMATYISQDLLKMVPLLTIVFAFGRLIYWVCVTLGSSVRGLGFGLSFLPILVMLGANLYFVCSSVSEGAVFDVAPPTTTPPPRQSWWG; from the exons ATGTCCGTGCACCTGACTTTAAATCCAGATGAAGACAGAGCCGGAGGGCCTTCTAAAACCAGTGGGTCTACTGCTGCAGGACCTCAAACACCTGGAACGGAACAACAGGGCCTAGAGCACAGGGGGATGGAaaaagagaagggggaagaggatgaggatgagAAGCAAGAGGTGAAAAAGGAAACCAGCTCCGCTGCCTTGGAGCCTAGCACTTTGCTGtggctgggagacagagagggagagaaaggaggtgtGGTGTCTGAGAGCGAGGgagctgaagaggaggaggatgagagggaggtagagaggataggagggagcACAGAGCTTCTGGAGGGACaggagagccagccagagagTGAGCGAAAGGCAAAATGGAGAGAGAGCatgccagagggagagagatggagagatgatgaGTTGGAGGGAGGCCAAGGTGAGGAAATGGATGGTTCGTTTGCagatgatgaggaagaggaaggcCCAGTGAATTGGATGCCAGAGAAGGTTGCGCAGGTCTTCACTCCGACAGTGATAGTGCGTCCATCTAGCAAATGGGAGGAGTTCCCACTCGAAAATAGCAAATATGGAGAGATGGATACCGAGAAGAGACCTTTCTTAGAGCCCCAGACACCAACAGCCCCACCAGTACTCTACTACCCACAGTGGACAGAGGAGCCGGACAACTACACAC ATATGTGTGGTGGTAGTTGTGGGGATGTTCTGAAACTTGGCCTGGGCATTGGTGCTGCAGCTGTTCTCTTCCCTCTACTTGTGTGGGGCGGCTATGCCCTTTTGCCCTTTGATGTCCCACCCCTGGACAGCGCCCCTCTCAGGCTGGTGTACACACTGCGCTGCTCCTTCTTTGCTGTCATACCCATTATGCTAG GTGTGCTGGTGCAGGGGTTTGCGCGGCTGCGCTACGGCGCCCTAACACCCCTCTATGAGGCTAAGGTGGGGGAGGAGAGCCGGGAGGTGGCAGTCCACCGGCACTACGTGGGCGActcgctctccctcttcctaCTCTACTTCCTGCAGCTGGCCGTCATGGCCACCTACATCAGCCAGGACCTGCTCAAGATGGTGCCCCTGCTCACCATCGTCTTTGCCTTCGGCAG GCTGATCTACTGGGTGTGTGTGACCCTAGGCAGCAGCGTGAGGGGTTTGGGCTTCGGCCTCTCCTTCCTACCCATACTGGTCATGTTGGGCGCCAACCTCTACTTTGTGTGCTCGTCAGTCAGTGAAGGGGCTGTCTTTGATGTGGCCCcgcccaccaccaccccacctccCAGGCAGAGTTGGTGGGgctag